The following DNA comes from Papaver somniferum cultivar HN1 unplaced genomic scaffold, ASM357369v1 unplaced-scaffold_99, whole genome shotgun sequence.
AACATTAACCACTGAATCATCAAAactaaacaatatttcatcataaataattgttcacCTTTAAACACTATTCAAAATcagattttggttttcaaaaaatatatattcgtgtatatatatatatataacgtgaattattcacgtaTAAATAAATTTTGTAATTTTAATGTGAGTAAAACtcacgtaattttttttttccgtgaACACATTACgattttacataaaaaaaaatcgtggatattccacggtttcataacaaaaaaaaacttttccttcgtacgatcgtccggcttcgaaacgagggtttatttcggttttatgaaaattcataCTTTTAAGATtttgtttccatgaaagctcataaacaaaattttatcactagacgcATGTATATAtgaaaatctctcctaagtcaggaattatcttaaactaacgatcgagcgaacatacgttttcaaaaaggttttttttacaaaactcacactcatatatatacatgtatataATGTTGACATCAAAAAacacatgaacaactcatgaaaacagcaaacaaaacaaaacaaaaatttgtCCAGCCGGAAATTGGCCAGACGGTGACGGCGACGGTCGGCGGCGTTAAAGTTTCAGCGAAAATTCTGCTCCTCCCtgatggcgtgaaggtgatgaagagatgaaggtggtggtcgtgtgtaggtgaaataaaaaaaaggggattaatcccttttatattaaattttatttccaaaacctaattccacaaggatttccttttcgggcccggacccgcgaatcctaaaccgaccaaggttccatcaccaaattaGCGGTGCTACACCATTTTATGCTCGTTAGATGAATCTCTATAATGccgctgggatcttcgttcaagccgtggtttgctcgtgcaatcgaaaatcgagtaacgtcttatcttacgacaccattcagtgctgactaaGGACACATGATTGtctctcactaagcaggggacttgatgtagatggtggattttcgacaagggataacatcgtaaaaccataactatacatgctcctgatccagcaatcagatgagtattgaggctcatgtctctcattggagcatgaaagctcatgccacaagaatctctgactgagaatattgtctctcaaagtatatgtagatgtgtagtctctcagctgaggaaacgacatatctcatgaatactgagaaatttcagtaattacttctatatggaatcgcaagattggacggctcctagacagcttgcctgctagtatatagaaataacgtcttcaggatgtaacaatgttttccctgactatataaaagaaatatgacgcttcaacaagctacTTTAAACGTTAGAATAGATTGACACGTGTCGTACGATATCCGTTACACTGAACTATCACGGTTGTGAATCGTTGCAATAACTGTTAAACCCAATCTGTTACAATAAACTAAACAACGATTAAAATCGTTGTTGTATCTGTTACAAGGAAGGACAGGTGGCAATAAGTCAACCGTTACACACAAAGTCGCCGTTATAGTATCTGTtacaccgaactgttacagacCAACCGTTACGATCTTCATAATAACGGTTATCCATTACAACAAAATGACATCAGATAAATCTTGCACTGACTAGATAACTGTTGGTTTTATTCCAATGAATGAAACCattatttaataaaattttacTGTAACGAAATGAATCGTtgataaaatattataaaacTAATAATAACAACACATTTCCAATGTTTTTTTGACGTTACAATATATAGATACTAACGTTTTTTCAACGTTACACAATCTCTGATTTCTTGTagtgatgatcatgtgaaaattaccttgagcatcttacataatttgtgtgagacaatcatttgatgttaacttgggatgtttcgtattgataaataaccatttgaaaattacttgaatctagtggtatgtgtaagattaccattgtcgtcttctaaggatatttCAAATCAATTaacgagagttttagaactactaccaatgtctggatacatcacagtctgcgtacccagtatgcgaactgtgaagtACTAGTTCGGGCCCGGAACTCTTACTTGCGAACGAGTTTATCTGTGATGGGTCTGGAACTATGGTTTGCGAACAATGTTAGTTGTCATGTATCGGTGTTGGAGGGGGTGCCCATATCATAATCTAGTTGGTTATTAGTTTAATTGTTAGTAGCACTTGGCTTTTATCAATTGTAAGGGTGCCTACATAGTTTCCATTCTCCAAACCTAGCCATATAATGCTAGTGAATCTGTGTAAGAGGGATTATCCAATttatgaattaatgaaaatggaatTTAGTTTAGATCTCTTCTTCCTCTTAGGCTGGTTCTCTGAATCAGATTTCTCTAAAGGCTCGATCCTTCGGGATTAAGAGAAGTTTATCCTCAAATTATCCATCTAACCCTGTTATGTACATCTAGGTACATAACAATTGATATCAGATTCGTTCGATCCATGGGGAGTATTTCGTATCTATTTAGGGAGAAATTAACTCTATAACCATTTACTTGATCTGAAGAAAATATATCAAGACATACTTAATGATGTACCTTCACCCAGTCGAAATTATCATCTTTCACAAACAGAATATCTCACCAACTTCACCAAGAAGAGGTAAGAATCAATTTATATACCACCATTAGCAGACGAATTCGTTCATGGAGTTGTGAATACGAAAATGGTAGAAGTGAAGGATCAATTTGATGATTTAAAATCAACGATGCTTACCAAAAAAGTTTTTTATTCGGCAATGGAGTTGTATTTTGGTAAACAAAACTGCAGTGGGGAAGATCCAGTAGGAGCTTCAAATATTACTTCGAAGTCATCGGATGAAGGCGATCCTACTAAATCAATTGGAATTGGCGACCTAATTTCTACTTCTGTTGCCCAAACTTTAGATTCTGAAGACTTTGGCGTTGTTACATCGGAAGAAGCGGATTCAATTCCTACTTCTGTTCAACTAGATTTTTCTTCTCAAGTCCCCAATAGGATTGAATCTCAGAAAGTTAGCTCAATTTCCGCTGGCGCTGTGACAGACAAGGATGGTTCATCTGATTGTGTGAATTTTCGACATAATGAAACCGCAAAGACAGATATTAAGGACTTCACCTGGATAAATCAGATCGAAATTGGTAAGTGTTTTAACATTATTCTGAATTCTTATCGCATCATATTCGATCGTGGAAAATAATTTAAACATATGACAGGGACTTCTCGTTTTGCTATGTGTGATTCTTTGTTTTGGTATGTTTTGGATAAATTCTTTGAGGAAGATGTTCGGGAGTGGAATTTTGAACATGGGTACCTGGTCATATTCATGGTTTAGAGATTGAATTGTTGCTATGTTAGGTAATGGTAGAGTTGCTTGTACTGCTTGGCAGAGATTTGTTAAAATTCTTCAAATGGATATTTTGTGTTTGAAGAGCAAAAATGTTTTCAGCCACCAATTGTGTAGTAAGAAATCTTTTTACTCTTGTTTCAACCTTCCTGGTGGAGTATTTGATTGTGGCAAAGGGTCATATAGTATTAAGAGGTTCTCTAATCCTGCTGGTAAATATGAATGTCATTTGTTACATTTTCTCCTTGTGCAATTGTTTTTCTCGGGTATCAGACGGAATCTCAGGGTATGAATCTGTTGGTAATTTTGTTTCTCAATGATGTTGAACTTGGTTACGATAAAGAGTTGTTTGTGGAAATGTCAGAGAGAAATAGATTTGTGATACTCTTGTTCGCACAAATGGTTGCAGTTGGGAAGTGATATAATTTGTTGGATACAATGCTGCTGTTGGAGAATGTCTGTCGTCCTCAAATTGTACCTcagttggcaaaggtacaagtgGTTTGGAAGGTGCTCTGGAGTTTGAGTAAATATGAAGAGGACATGCCTTGGCAGACCGAATATATCTCACCTGCTGATACAATCACATATTGGGGTTGTCTATTAGGTGTTATGGTTAGAGTTTCTGATTTACAAGTGTTCAACAGCCTTAAGCTTCTTTTCTTGATTTTCAAAATAGTGCGCCGATTGGTTTATCATTtgagaaggaattttcaaagtccttCGCAAGATGTCTATAATACCATTCAAGATAGACACAAGAGTATCCAGGCAATTCCGTGCCCATATCGGTTTCTCTTTTCTACCTACATATGTTTCCCAGCTTGTTATTGTCGATTGTTGTGGGTCTGTGGAGAGTCAGAATACTGGAGAAAGATTCCAGTCTATGAAGGTGTTGAAGGTTCATACAGAGTGAAAATTATCTTCAGATTTCATAGAAGGGTAGTGGAAATGCGTGCCAGAAAGCTGTGTGATGTGTCTTCGCAGTAGGGAACCGAATTATGCTTGCTTCATCTTGGTTCATTGTATATAGCAAGTGGTGATGCTTTCACTTTGATTTTTACTTGCCTACCAAAAGGACCCAACTCTACAGTTTCTGGTAATAATGAATACTGTTCCGACATGGAAGAGTTTTTTGTAGAGGGAGTGAAAATCAAAGAGCTGCTTATCATGGTTGGTGGTGTACGCTTTTATGGATTCTTGAGGTGGAAATTCAGATTGTTTCAACCTGGTTTAGGAATAGCGAAAAGTGTTAAAATGACAGTTAAATTCTCAGTTTTCACCTCTAATGCAACCTGGACTTATGAATGCATGAGGGTTAGTGGAGGTACACTTAGCCATGCGAATTCTTCCATGACGGTTCTTTATCTTTGTATTCTACTTGACACATATTCTGGTGCTGCTATCGGATTTCGTTGTTGGGGTATCTACCACCATAAGGGTTGTATCCGGTTGGAGTTTTCAGGGGAGTTGAGGAGCATTCGTTTCAGTCTCATGATGTTTCCAGATCCTACTGTGCTAATGTTGCTGATATCCTTGCTGTGGGTATTCTTGAGGAGATTCTTAGCAGCAAATGGGGTTACTGAGCTTGCTTATTTACAGGTGAGCCTGTCTGTATGGATCAGTACCGCAATTGTTGTGAAGCTACAGGAAGCTTGCTATAATATTGACGCGATAAGTAGGTGGATGTGTGGAATGCTTAGCAATTCTGGTGTTGTAGTTATTGCTGAACACAACAGACGCAGTGCCCATAGTATGGTCTTCGGGATTGTTACTAAGAGCGCATACCATGCCAGCAGTTGTACAGATAATAGAgtcacttgttttttttttggtaaatggCAGAAAAAAGTCAAGTTCAAGGACCCATAAGAGTATTCAGCGGTGACAGTTGCTTGTTGGGCCTGGGCTTGGAGTATGTGACTATTGGGCTTCTCATGTGTTTAGAAAGAGCCACCACTACTATGTCATGTACGGGTGTTGGAGGGGGTGATCACAATCCTTGCTCCTCCTGCATTGCTCATGCAGTTGTCACAAGCGGCTACCTATCTTACAAAGTTAATTTTTGCGcctctcatccttgaggacaaggttgCTTTCAAGGGGAGTGGAATGTCATGTACCAGTGTTGGAGGGGGTGCCCATATCATAATCTAGTTGGTTATTAGTTTAATTGTTAGTAGCACTTGGCTTTTATCAATTGTAAAGGTGCCTACATAGTTTCCATTCTCCTACTATATAAGGCTAGTAAATCTCTGTAAGAGGGATTATCCAATTTATGAATTAATGAAAATAGAATTTAGTTTAGATCTCTTCTTCCTCTTAGGCTGGTTGTCTGAATCAGATTTCTTTAAAGGCTTGATCCTTCTGGATtaagagaggtttatcctcaaattATCCATCTAAACCTGTTATGTACATCTATGTACATAACATTAGCAAACGGCAAAAACTAGTCACGGTCCGTAATGGTAGTTTGCTAactcagtggttaggttctaaaattggTAAGTATGACAACTTGTTCCCATGctttgtatgctaactattgtctatactcatgaactaaggttcgtttgcgaactcggtttgcaaaccttggcattatgttcatgaattggttcttgtataagtactttgtacacttACAAACCAAGTCGAATATGTCTCAAATGCTTCATGaatatttatatgagatagtgaacatttgaagaactctcttaaaacacatttagatacatttgtttatctatcatgattggttGATTATCAGATTGAGTCTAGAAGTGTAAGATGAATATATCTAATCTAAAAgttttcatatggataacttcggttaaatgtTACTCAACCAacttgttatacacgtttaggtacggttcatccatatatgAATATAAGTATATATCATTTATGTGTATCAACCTAAAccatttaacggtggatattgattgcttattttctaaacaagcttagcttgaatcttaaatcagagttcgtataacggtgaatattaattgctttgttactaagatatcttagctttgattgtaagcaaccctgatttgaaagactatataaagagaaGTTCTAGcgtatgggaaacctaatcccgacactttcgtgtgtcctagttgcaaacgaGAGTCGACTCTCTCTTAATCTAGGTTTCTagttcttctgaaaaccattactaggtttaacgacttaaagacttagaTTAGGATTTGTGAagtcagatccaactattttctttgtagttgtgtatcatgatcttactttttctatcatattgagtttaatcttctctaagat
Coding sequences within:
- the LOC113346429 gene encoding uncharacterized protein LOC113346429 isoform X1, with protein sequence MEEFFVEGVKIKELLIMVGGVRFYGFLRWKFRLFQPGLGIAKSVKMTVKFSVFTSNATWTYECMRVSGGTLSHANSSMTVLYLCILLDTYSGAAIGFRCWGIYHHKGCIRLEFSGELRSIRFSLMMFPDPTVLMLLISLLWVFLRRFLAANGVTELAYLQVSLSVWISTAIVVKLQEACYNIDAISRWMCGMLSNSGVVVIAEHNRRSAHSMVFGIVTKSAYHASSCTDNRVTCFFFGKWQKKVKFKDP
- the LOC113346429 gene encoding uncharacterized protein LOC113346429 isoform X2, coding for MVEVKDQFDDLKSTMLTKKVFYSAMELYFGKQNCSGEDPVGASNITSKSSDEGDPTKSIGIGDLISTSVAQTLDSEDFGVVTSEEADSIPTSVQLDFSSQVPNRIESQKVSSISAGAVTDKDGSSDCVNFRHNETAKTDIKDFTWINQIEIGTSRFAMCDSLFWYVLDKFFEEDVREWNFEHGYLVIFMV